One region of Lusitaniella coriacea LEGE 07157 genomic DNA includes:
- a CDS encoding DUF5908 family protein produces MTVEIRELIIRTTIVGNAGNPDSSSAQEGSGGDRAIVAACVAQVLKILERKKER; encoded by the coding sequence ATGACCGTTGAAATTAGAGAATTAATCATTCGCACCACCATTGTTGGTAATGCCGGAAACCCTGACAGTTCTAGCGCTCAAGAGGGTTCTGGAGGCGATCGCGCGATCGTTGCGGCTTGTGTCGCACAGGTTTTGAAAATCCTAGAACGGAAAAAAGAACGATGA
- a CDS encoding phage tail sheath family protein yields MPTYKTPNVYVEEVSTLPPSVVPVATAIPAFIGCTEKAGENNEYRNSPIRVSSLLDYTTIFGDACATNFTVTLDENEQISQIVTEDDSSVTPAYLMYYTLRLFFENGGGSCYVVSIGDYSTKPNKDQFVAGLAAIRKEDEPTLLLLTDAVNLPNSTDYYDLCQSVLRQCNDLKDRFAIFDILARDRDTNGIGDDFRNGIGTEYLKYGAAYYPYLQTSLNYHYTDDSVAIDGLSDVNGSASDTIGEYLTGENGLLVTYNGAQSDNPQLRITVTTRQDIAVELENNNGLVIRLPSGGATVTDILATSTGVGSYSLAASGTGAATIDTALETTPLTYATEPSGNASPTLGDASIKTSKTALYNTIKTALSTLRIVMPPSGAIAGVYAKVDRERGVWKAPANVSLAAVIGPTIKINNEEQESLNIDPTAGKSINAIRSFTGKGTLIWGTRTLAGNDNEWRYIPVRRLFNLIEESIQKATAFVVFESNNAITWLKVKTIIESYLDGLWRQGALAGATQQEAYFVKIGLGQTMTELDILEGRMIVEIGVSAARPAEFIILRFSHKLQQI; encoded by the coding sequence ATGCCAACTTACAAAACCCCTAACGTTTACGTTGAAGAGGTTTCAACCCTTCCCCCCTCTGTCGTTCCCGTGGCGACGGCAATTCCGGCTTTTATCGGCTGCACGGAAAAAGCCGGGGAGAATAACGAATATCGCAACTCGCCGATTCGCGTTAGCTCGCTCTTGGACTACACCACGATCTTCGGCGATGCTTGCGCGACCAATTTCACCGTTACGCTAGATGAAAACGAGCAGATTTCGCAGATTGTCACTGAGGACGATTCGAGCGTTACCCCAGCGTATTTGATGTACTATACGCTGCGCCTGTTCTTTGAAAATGGCGGGGGATCTTGCTATGTCGTATCGATTGGAGACTATAGCACAAAACCCAACAAAGACCAATTTGTAGCGGGGTTAGCCGCAATTCGCAAAGAAGACGAACCCACGCTACTTCTGTTAACCGATGCCGTTAACCTGCCGAACAGTACTGACTACTACGACTTGTGTCAAAGCGTTCTGCGGCAATGTAACGATTTGAAGGATCGATTTGCCATTTTTGATATTTTGGCGCGCGATCGCGATACAAATGGCATTGGGGACGACTTTAGGAACGGAATTGGCACCGAATACCTCAAATATGGTGCGGCATACTATCCCTACTTACAAACCTCCCTCAACTACCATTACACGGATGATTCTGTCGCGATCGACGGACTCTCAGATGTTAATGGTTCCGCAAGCGATACTATCGGCGAATATCTCACCGGTGAAAATGGTCTTCTCGTCACTTACAATGGCGCTCAATCCGACAATCCTCAACTCAGAATTACCGTCACCACTCGCCAAGATATTGCAGTGGAATTAGAGAACAATAACGGGTTGGTTATTCGATTGCCGAGTGGGGGAGCAACTGTCACCGACATTTTGGCAACTTCTACCGGGGTTGGCAGTTACAGTCTGGCAGCAAGTGGAACGGGTGCGGCAACCATTGATACGGCGTTAGAGACAACACCTCTCACCTACGCGACAGAACCCTCCGGCAACGCTTCTCCCACCCTCGGAGATGCCAGCATTAAAACATCAAAAACAGCACTCTACAACACCATCAAAACCGCTCTCAGTACCCTGCGTATTGTAATGCCTCCGAGCGGCGCGATCGCGGGAGTTTATGCCAAAGTCGATCGCGAACGGGGGGTTTGGAAAGCACCCGCAAACGTCAGTTTAGCCGCAGTCATTGGTCCTACGATCAAAATTAATAACGAAGAACAAGAATCGCTAAATATTGACCCCACTGCGGGGAAATCAATCAACGCCATTCGCAGTTTTACCGGCAAAGGAACCTTGATTTGGGGAACTCGCACCCTCGCTGGAAATGATAATGAATGGCGATATATTCCCGTTCGGCGGTTATTTAACCTGATTGAAGAATCGATTCAAAAAGCCACTGCTTTTGTCGTATTTGAGTCGAACAATGCGATTACTTGGCTCAAGGTTAAAACGATCATTGAAAGTTACCTCGATGGACTTTGGAGGCAAGGTGCTTTGGCAGGAGCCACCCAACAAGAAGCCTATTTTGTAAAAATTGGATTGGGACAAACCATGACTGAACTCGATATTTTGGAAGGTCGTATGATTGTCGAAATTGGCGTATCGGCGGCTCGTCCTGCGGAGTTTATTATCTTGAGGTTCTCCCATAAATTACAGCAAATTTAG
- a CDS encoding phage tail protein — protein sequence MATSVEDIKNKYPIPVFYYRVTIGGDDSIAFSEVSGLSIQYETITYRDGLSYKDGAKHMPGLGSPINLTLQKGIVKSDSYLLDWINTIRLNTVEKRDVRIDLLNENGEATVSWTVKDAFPTKLDAPSFNATSSEVAIESLELMANSLEISNPAL from the coding sequence ATGGCAACTTCAGTCGAAGATATCAAAAACAAATATCCGATTCCCGTCTTTTATTATCGAGTGACGATTGGTGGCGACGACTCAATTGCTTTCTCGGAAGTATCGGGTTTGAGCATTCAGTACGAAACCATCACCTATCGGGATGGACTGAGCTACAAAGATGGTGCTAAACATATGCCGGGATTGGGGAGTCCTATCAACCTTACCCTACAAAAAGGGATTGTTAAATCGGATAGCTATTTATTGGATTGGATTAATACTATCCGTTTAAATACAGTTGAAAAGCGAGATGTTCGGATCGATTTACTCAATGAAAATGGGGAAGCAACTGTTTCCTGGACGGTAAAAGATGCCTTTCCGACGAAGTTGGATGCACCCTCTTTTAATGCCACCAGTAGCGAAGTTGCAATTGAAAGTTTGGAACTGATGGCAAATTCCTTAGAAATTTCCAATCCAGCACTTTAA
- a CDS encoding CIS tube protein, producing the protein MNVLGYLRGKTLEKLKIVAYLNPERNGIFPDTYEVMFNPESYSFSYTNDYQKYQGINTSGRTARYNLTRSRQLSLKLILDDSSATAGLFAGLSAVGPFPRTTVRDRVEEFLDFTTRMDGNIHAPRYLRLEWGDLLFDCRLESVNVSYTLFSRSGIAIRAELDTVFIEDIEESKRLKQENKSSPDLTHTRTIASGDNLPLMANRIYQDPKYYIKVAKANQLNNFRKLKPGTSIKFPPIKSD; encoded by the coding sequence ATGAATGTATTAGGTTATCTGCGGGGTAAAACCTTAGAAAAACTCAAAATCGTTGCTTACCTCAATCCAGAACGGAACGGAATATTTCCCGACACCTACGAGGTGATGTTTAACCCTGAGTCCTACTCTTTTTCCTACACCAACGATTATCAAAAATATCAGGGAATCAATACCAGTGGGAGGACGGCTCGTTACAATTTAACGCGATCGCGGCAACTTTCTTTAAAATTGATTCTCGACGATTCTAGCGCGACTGCGGGCTTATTTGCGGGGCTTTCTGCGGTGGGTCCTTTCCCCAGAACAACAGTGCGCGATCGCGTGGAGGAGTTTCTAGACTTCACAACCCGCATGGATGGGAACATTCACGCACCTCGATATCTGCGTCTCGAATGGGGCGATTTGCTGTTTGACTGTCGATTAGAATCGGTTAATGTCAGCTATACCCTATTCAGTCGCAGTGGAATTGCAATTCGAGCAGAACTCGATACAGTTTTTATTGAAGATATTGAAGAGTCAAAACGTCTCAAGCAAGAAAATAAAAGTTCGCCCGACTTAACACATACTCGAACGATCGCGAGTGGAGATAATCTACCCTTAATGGCAAATCGTATTTATCAAGACCCCAAGTACTACATTAAAGTGGCAAAAGCCAATCAATTGAACAATTTTAGAAAACTGA
- a CDS encoding phage tail protein has product MSDSFPIPAISLTKNPPVGFSFMVTFLIGGFVPNPLDIRFQRVSGISSTMETTEIREGGENLFSLRLPTRMTYGNLVLERGMVIGSSLNIEFNLAMSTMSFQPGNVLVMLLNAKDIPIASWLFQETYPVTWSVSDLDANQSSIVIDTMELAYARLQSLRI; this is encoded by the coding sequence ATGAGCGATTCTTTCCCTATCCCAGCCATTTCTTTGACCAAAAATCCTCCGGTTGGATTTTCCTTCATGGTTACATTTTTAATTGGAGGATTTGTCCCAAACCCTTTAGATATTAGGTTTCAGAGAGTGTCGGGAATCTCGTCAACAATGGAGACAACAGAAATTAGAGAAGGAGGAGAAAATCTCTTTTCATTGCGTTTGCCAACGCGGATGACCTACGGAAATTTAGTCCTAGAACGGGGAATGGTGATTGGTTCTTCTCTCAATATTGAGTTCAATTTAGCCATGAGTACGATGAGTTTTCAACCGGGGAACGTACTGGTGATGTTGCTCAATGCTAAGGACATTCCTATCGCCAGTTGGCTTTTTCAAGAAACCTATCCTGTAACATGGTCTGTTTCCGATTTGGATGCCAATCAAAGTTCAATTGTTATTGATACGATGGAACTCGCTTATGCTAGGTTGCAAAGTTTGAGAATTTAA